From the Conger conger chromosome 14, fConCon1.1, whole genome shotgun sequence genome, one window contains:
- the LOC133109538 gene encoding innate immunity activator protein-like: MESKEEASDTDSGIILQSGSDSPTSPLKDAHTRMQAAKLRQQSLQDRLEECLKELKKVCIREAELTGHLSSDYPLLPGEEPPNIRRRVGTAFRLDEESILQGDEHPELGPLEAELALQLQIYEAARGLCQEEHRSKAVRRSRLQQCRAAERRVKELQESAFQLRLRLGRGSPRPHRRHTDLGPSDDTSLSDSALQDEDEAPSQGSDRSRESSPVPDPLPPAPETPQTPLFPPLFPPLQALGELRPSYSPSVDYDLPPIQNSPWTESSLDEPYQKQKKKSRSSYSSQASTPMSTPMSTPMSTPVSTPVDPQFGSSAHPLQFTPIRTVELRPAQCNSAPCTPELQLRRQQSQSFRLPSRELPHEPDLRQGRPRMPRRRIVEFGVMPGDCGPLMVGMSNALYQSGSEDSCSEHSAPSYTSSPCGDLPGNTPHLSPYGYSYPGPHGHPLAYAGPHGPPVAYRPPLDFPGPHGGPLAYTGPSFYKNPMHQSSPSFYRGYVEEDLGFPPEMDVGRLYLGPHPGPPGRYECWYEDAPPPPPRLAARPLPPHARLSRAPSLRGPAPPRPHGDRVPEGLALWQQRGQQREPRPRSLDRKGAVRLRSVQERESPLAFPHRQQRRPPPQQRYLEQVPQKAGLRSPADGTPAQWFLHEDAEIASQV, from the exons GAGCTGACCGGGCACTTGTCGTCGGACTACCCGCTGTTGCCGGGGGAGGAGCCGCCAAACATCCGCCGCCGCGTCGGAACCGCTTTCCGATTGGACGAGGAGAGCATCCTCCAGGGGGATGAG cACCCGGAGCTGGGCCCCCTGGAGGCGGAGCTGGCGCTGCAGCTGCAGATTTACGAGGCGGCCCGAGGACTGTGCCAGGAGGAACACCGCAGCAAGGCGGTGCGGCGCAGCCGGCTGCAGCAGTGCCGCGCGGCCGAGCGGCGggtgaaggagctgcaggagtcCGCCTTCCAGCTCCGCCTGCGCCTGGGCCGAGGCTCGCCCCGCCCCCACCGCCGCCACACcg ATCTCGGCCCGTCAGATGACACCTCCCTGTCGGACTCGGCTTTGCAGGACGAAG ATGAGGCTCCCAGCCAGGGTTCGGACCGAAGCCGAGAGTCCTCCCCTGTCCCGGACCCCCTCCCGCCTGCCCCGGAGACCCCCCAGACCCCGCTGTTCCCCCCGCTGTTCCCCCCTCTACAGGCCCTGGGGGAGCTGAGGCCCAGCTACAGCCCCAGCGTGGACTACGACCTGCCCCCCATCCAGAACTCTCCCTGGACAGAGTCCAGCCTGGACGAGCCCTACcagaaacaaaagaagaagagcCGCTCCAGCTACAGCAGCCAGGCCAG CACCCCCATGTCCACCCCCATGTCCACCCCCATGTCCACCCCGGTGTCGACCCCGGTGGACCCCCAGTTCGGCAGCTCCGCCCACCCGCTGCAGTTCACTCCAATCAGGACCGTGGAGCTGCGGCCCGCCCagtgcaacagcgccccctgcaccCCGGAGCTGCAACTGCGCCGACAGCAGTCTCAGTCGTTCAG GCTCCCGAGCAGAGAGCTACCCCACGAGCCGGACCTTCGGCAGGGCCGTCCCCGGATGCCGAGGCGGCGGATCGTGGAGTTTGGCGTGATGCCGGGGGACTGCGGCCCCCTGATGGTGGGGATGAGTAACGCGCTGTACCAGTCTGGCTCCGAGGACAGCTGCTCGGAGCACTCGGCCCCCTCCTACACCTCCTCTCCCTGCGGCGACCTCCCCGGGAACACCCCCCACCTGTCCCCCTACGGGTACTCCTACCCGGGGCCCCACGGACACCCCCTGGCCTACGCTGGGCCCCACGGACCCCCCGTGgcctacaggccgcccctggacTTCCCTGGCCCCCACGGCGGGCCCCTGGCCTACACGGGCCCCAGCTTCTACAAGAACCCCATGCACCAGTCCAGCCCCAGCTTCTACAGGGGGTATGTGGAGGAGGATCTGGGGTTCCCTCCCGAAATGGACGTGGGGCGGCTGTACCTGGGCCCCCACCCCGGCCCCCCCGGGCGCTACGAGTGCTGGTACGAGgacgcccccccgcccccgccgcggCTGGCGGCccggcccctgcccccccacgcCCGGCTGTCCCGCGCCCCCTCCCTCAGAGGGCCGGCCCCGCCCCGTCCCCACGGCGACCGCGTGCCGGAGGGGCTGGCGTTGTGGCAGCAGCGCGGCCAGCAGAGGGAGCCGCGCCCGCGCTCGCTCGACAGGAAGGGCGCGGTCCGCCTCCGCAGCGTCCAGGAGCGGGAGTCTCCCCTCGCGTTCCCGCACCGCCAACAGCGCCGGCCGCCGCCGCAGCAACGCTACCTGGAGCAG GTCCCCCAGAAGGCTGGCCTCCGCAGCCCCGCCGACGGGACCCCGGCGCAGTGGTTCCTGCACGAGGACGCGGAGATTGCCAGCCAGGTGTAG
- the LOC133110058 gene encoding ADP-ribosylation factor 4-like → MSGFNGETVEYKNICFTVWDVGGQDKIRPLWRHYFQNTQGLIFVVDSNDRERTQEAAEELQKMLQEDELADAVLLVFANKQDLPNAMPMSEMTEKLALQSLRNRKWYVQATCATQGSGLYEGLDWLSTQLSSKS, encoded by the exons ATGTctg GGTTCAACGGGGAGACCGTAGAATACAAGAACATCTGCTTCACGGTGTGGGACGTGGGAGGCCAGGACAAGATCAGACCTCTCTGGAGGCACTACTTCCAAAACACTCAG GGTCTCATCTTTGTGGTGGACAGCAACGACCGCGAGCGCACACAGGAGGCTGCTGAGGAACTGCAGAAGATG CTGCAGGAGGATGAGCTGGCCGACGCCGTGCTGCTGGTGTTTGCCAACAAACAGGACCTGCCCAACGCCATGCCCATGAGCGAAATGACTGAGAAACTGGCCCTGCAGTCATTGAGGAACAGAAAA tggTACGTCCAGGCCACCTGTGCCACTCAGGGATCGGGCCTGTACGAGGGTCTGGACTGGCTGTCCACCCAGCTCAGTAGCAAGAGCTAG